The genomic segment CCAGATCCAATTGGAGAAAAATATTAGAGGAAGGTAAAATACTCGTACAAGGAAAAGTTGCGAAACCTTCTTACTCCATCAAAGAAGGAGATGAGATACTTTATCTTCCTGGAGAAAGTTTTGAGCCTTCTGTTCAAACTGATTTCAGGATTTTATTCGAAGATTCCAGATATATCGCAGTAGATAAGCCTGGAGATATCCCGATTCATAGCGCAGGAAGATATAGAAAAAATAATCTCACAGATCTGATCCAAGAAGATCCTCGTTTCGAAAAAATTTACACAATCCATAGATTGGATAGAGAGACTTCCGGGGTTGTGGTTTTTGGAAAAGATTCGGAAGCCGCTTCCAAATTGGCGGATCTATTCTCCAAAAGAAAAATAAACAAAACCTATATTTCCTACGTTTGGGGAAATTTCCCGGTATCCGTTAGCGCAAAAGGGTATTTGATATCGGATCCTTCTTCTTCGATCCGTAAAAAAAGAAAATTTGTCTCCGAGGATTCGTTTCGAAAATTAGAAACTCAAGAAGAAAATCCGGAAACCTGCGAAACTAATTTTAGAAAAATTGGAGAAGGTACGTTTCAGGGAATGACTTTTTCTAAAGTGTATTGTTTCCCAAAAACCGGGAGACTTCATCAAATACGGGCCACGTTGTATTCATTAGGATTTCCTTTACTCGGAGATAAAATTTATGGAAAGGATGAGGATACATTTCTGGAATTTATAGAAGGAAAAGATCCGGATCTGATCACAAAACTTGGGATGAATAGACAGGCCCTACATTCCAGTTCCTTAAAGTTCATTCATCCATTTACCGGTATAAAAACCAAGATCAGATCTAATTTACCTCAGGACTTTCCAGAATGAACGAAAAACCGGGATTCTGGATCTCCTTATTTCCTCTTGGATTTTTGATACTCTCTTTGAGTACTGCGGGATATTTATTCGGAAGTGGTATCGCCGAAGGTCCTGCTCAAATTTTATTATTTAGCGCAGGTGCGATCTCTGCAGGAATTTCCAGACTCAGAGGAATTTCTTGGGAAAAGATAGAAGATACAGTTTTAGATTCTCTCCGAAATGTTTTGCAACCCATACTCATTTTACTTTTGATAGGAGCATTGATTGGAATTTGGATCCGTTCCGGAATAGTTCCTGCATTAATAGTCTGGGGATTGGAATTATTAAAACCTGAGATATTTTTACCATCTGCTTTGATCTTATCCTCCGTTGTTTCTTTGGCTACCGGAAGTTCTTGGTCCACTGCAGGAACTATCGGTGTCGCATTGATCGGAGTGGGAGCGGGACTTGGAAAACCTTTGGGAATGGTAGCAGGAGCAGTTGTTTCGGGGGCCTACTTTGGAGATAAACTTTCTCCCTTTTCGGAAACTACAAATCTTGCATCTTCCATCACTGGGGTTTCACTTCTATCACATATACGTAATATGGCCAGGACCACTTTGCCTGCTTTCGGGTTTTGTCTTTTGGCATTCGGATTTTTAGGCTGGGGCGGAAGCCATGGAGAAACAGAAACTACAACCGGACCCGTGATCTCTGCATTAAAATCAGAATTCCAAATTTCTTGGGTTCTGCTACTTCCGCCACTTCTAACATTCTTCCTTATCTATTTTAGGGTTTCCGCTATTCCTTCTATTTTCATTGGGATCTTGAGCGGCGGAGTTTGTTTTGTTCTTACCCAGTCCAATATATATGCAAATTCTTTAAACTTCCAGGATGCTGCTTCTTCTGCCTTTAAAAATTTGGTCTCGGCCGCCTCCGAAGGAACAAAGGTCAAGACTGGACATACGGTTGTAGATGGATTATTGTCCAGAGGTGGAATGTCTTCCATGCTTTCTACAGTTTGGCTGATCATCTCGGCTATGTTTTATGCCGGGATTATGGAAGGAGGTGGAATGACCCAAGTTTTGGCGGAGAAGGTCTTAAATTGGGCCAAGGCGAGGGGTTCCTTGTTTGCGGCTACAGTATTCACCTGTGTCGGAACCAATCTATTTTGCGCGGACCAATATCTTGCGATCGTAGTACCTGGTAAAATGTTCAAAGAAGCTTACTCCAGAAAAGGATTAGATCCTAGAAATCTTTCCCGCTGTTTAGAAGACTCTGGAACAATGACTTCTGCTTTAGTCCCTTGGAATTCCTGCGGTTCCTTTATGGCTACGGCATTAGGAGTTCCTACACTTGTGTATCTTCCTTATGCATTCTTAAATTTACTTTCTCCTTTGTTTTCTTTGGTCACAGGATGGACCGGTTGGGGACTGGCAGGAAAAGATCCTGAATCTAAAAAAGATCTATCCTGAAATCTTTTTAGCTTTTAAGAAGAAGAAGCTTTCTATAACATTTGCTCGATTATAAATCTTAGAAAAATGCTTGTGTCGTCACAGCGATATGCGAAAATACTAAAAAAGTGAGCAAAAGCTCACATTTTGAAAAAGGCATGTCTCGGGTGAAATTCCGAGATACTTCGAATATGAGGAGAGGAGTTGCGATGCCTAAATTCCATTTTAAAGAAAGGTACATTCCCGTTATAGGACTTTTGGTCCTGGGAATTTTGATGGGAGCCTTCGCTTCTTCTTGCAGCGGCAAAGAGGGAGAGACAACGGAAGGTTTTGCCCATGTGGTAATGGTGGATAATGCATTTTCTCCCCCTATGCAAAAGATCCCAGTCGGTGGTCAGATCGAATTTATAAATTCAGGGGCTAACCCTCATAATGCGATCGCAGTGGATAAGTCTTGGTCTACCGAAAAAAGTTTCGGTAATATCGTGATGCCAAGAGGCGCCAAGGTAAAGATCAGTTATCCGAAAGAGGGAGTGTTTCCTTATTACTGTAGTTTCCACGCTTCTCCTGATGGAAAAAGTGGAATGGTTGCGGATATAGTAGTAGGAAATGCCGCTTACAATCCTGCAGCAAGAGCAGGTAAGGATTGGAAGGTCGCTGAAAAATTTTCAGGAACCACTCGTAAGGTTCCTCAAATGTATCCTACTATCCAAAACGCAGTGGATGCTGCTTCTCCAGGAGATCTTATCCTGATCGACGAAGGTGTATATTACGAAGAAGTTGTGGTTACTACACCTTCCCTTATCTTAAGAGGAACAGATAGAAACAAAGTAATCTTAGACGGTCAATTCCAAAGAGCGAACGGCGTGATCGTGGTAGGAGCAAACGGTGTTGCAGTAGAGAATATGACTGCAAGGAACGCAACTTTAAACGGATTCTTTTGGACCGGTGTAAAAGGATATAGAGGTTCTTATCTCACAGCTTATAATAATGGTGACTACGGCATTTATGCTTTCGATTCAGTGAACGGAGTATTAGAACATTCTTATGCTTCCGGATCTCCTGATGCTGGTATTTATGTAGGCCAATGTTATCCTTGTAAAGCCATCCTTTACGATGTTATCTCTGAGAATAGCGCTCTCGGTTATTCCGGAACGAATGCTGGAGGAGAATTATATATTATTAGTTCCATCTGGAGAAATAATATCGTAGGTTTGGGACCTAATTCCTTAGATAGGGAACTTCTTCCTCCGGAAAGAGAGACTTATATTATCGGGAATTTAATCTATGATAATAATAACCTGACCGCTCCAATCAAACCTCTGGAATATCCTACTTACGGAACAGGGATCTTGATCGCAGGCGGTTTACATAATGTGATCAAAAATAACGTTGTGATCGGACATGATAATCACGGGATTGCGATCTTCCCGAATCTAGATGAGAATTTCTGGTTCTCTCATAGAAATATTGTGGAAGGAAACATTGTACATTCTTCCGGTTTTGGAGACTTGACTCTTGCGGGGCCGATTAGTATTGGAAACTGTTTCTCTAATAATAAATTCCAAACATCCGTTCCTCCGTTATTAGAAAAAACGAATTCTTGCGGTTCAGGGATCAGATTCCCAATGGGCGGAGAAATTTTCACTGCATATAATGCACTTTCTTTAATGGTGGATGCGACTCACGGAATTTATCCGAGCGGAGATTGGAAGAACCAACCGGTTCCTGCTCCTCAAGCAAATATTCCTGGTGGAGTTTCTGCTCCAATCAAACCTGCTATTCATCCTTTCGAAGATTTCGGTTTGGATTTGGATAAGGTAAAACTTCCGGAAGAAGCGGCTAAGATCCTCGCAGAAAGAAAACCTAAGTTCGGAGACGTCCTTGGCGGATTCTCAGTGCCTAAACCTTTGGATTTCCAAATTGTGATCTTCCGTTGGTTCGGATATTTGCTTCCACTTCTTCTTTACGTATGTTTGGTCAGCTTAAGTGTTTATGATCTGGTTTCTAAATCGGAAATTAGCCCTGGCAAATACGTATGGTTAGCGTTCGTTTCCTTAGTGCCTTATATCGGAGGAGGAGCTTATCTTCTCTCTGGAAAATCTTCTTATCCTAAATACTTGAGATTCACTCTTGTGTTTGCCGGATTTGGAGCTTCTCTTGCCTTCATTCTCTACCTTGGGTTTACCATTGTGGGGAACGTGGGAGCGGGTTGATCTCAGGAAACTAATACATTAAAATTTTAGAATATAATAAGGAGTTATTTATGGAAACTGCTCAATTTTACGATCCAGGATTTTTTACCTTACTTTTCAACTTTTACGGATACTACATTTTCTACATTTTATTCGCTCTTTGGGCTCCTTTAGCCCTGATCGATTTGTCTAAAAGAGACGATGTGGATCCTAAAAAAGGAAGTTTATGGACTGCGGCGATTATTCTTGTCCCTCTCTTCGGGGCAGGAGCCTATCATATAGTGGGCGGTTCTAAGATCCCATCTTGGGCAAAGAATAGTCTTGTGTATGGCGGGATCGGACTTCTGGTTTTAACACTTCTGATCTCCACGATCGCAAGATTCTAATAAACGGAAAGGTAATATGAATCGGAAGGATTTCCTTCGTTGGTTAGGGATAGGCGGTGCCGGACTCGCAGCGGGTACCGGGATCGCCGGAATTACCTCGGGTAAAAAAGAAGATCCACTTTGTAGGACAGGATCTTCTGTTCCTGGCCAGGTTTCTTCTGCTCCGAATCCTTCTATTCGACTGCCTGGATCTATAGGTGGGAATTCCTACGGAAGTATGATCCATCCTCCGATGTTCGCGGATGCCGCGTTCTTGTCTAGGATGGAATTAAATACGACCATTCCGCAGGCACCTTCCGGTTCTAAATTTCGTTCCGAAGTCAATATTATAGAAATGCCATTGACTGTGGCTCATAACACAGTTGTGGATGCTTGGACATTTGACGGTGTTGTTCCTGGAAAAGTGATCCGTGCGAGACTTGGCCAGGAGATGGAACTTCTTTTTAGGAATCATTCCAATCATCCTCACTCAGTACATTTTCATGGTACTCATGATCCTCAGCAGGACGGTTGGGAACCAATCGCTCCGGGTGCTGAAAGAATCTATAAGATCACTGCGGGTCCGATCGGTTTTCATCCTTATCATTGCCATGTACCTCCTTTAGCGAGTCACATGTCTAAGGGTTTGTACGGTGGATTTATAGTAGATCCTCCAGGTGGAAGACCTCCTGCACTAGAGTTTATGTTGATACTTGCGGGTTGGGATCTGAATGAAACCGGTCGCAATGATATCTATGCTTGGAATGGTATCGCAGGATATTATGATCGTTTCCCGATCAAAGTCCCTGTTGGTAAAAAAGTAAGATTGTATATAGCAAATATGACTGAACATGATCCTGTTGCTTCATTCCATCTTCATTCCCAAACATTCGATGTGTATAGGACCGGGACCAAACTTGTACCTGACGAACATACGGATGTGATCACTCTTGGACAAACGGAAAGAGCAATCGTAGAATTTACACTTACTAAAAGAGGAAGATATATGTTCCATCCTCACCAGACCCATATGGCGGATCGAGGAGCAATGGGCTGGATCGTAGCAGTATGAATTTTCTAAAATCGAATTATAAAAATATCATCTTTTCCCTGCTGATCCTAGGGGTCGGCTTCGGCGTCGGATATTATATGAAGAAGAAACCTTCTTCTCGATTCGCATCCGAGGCTCCTGTTGCGGAATGGAAAACTTCTATCCTAAAAGATACTGAAGGGAAATCCGTTCGCCCTGCGGAATTACCTGGGAATTTGTTCGTAGTGTATTTCGGATTTTCTCATTGTCCTGATATGTGTCCGATGGCATTAAACGATATAGAAAATGCATTTATATCCTTAAAAGATGATTCTAAAGATATCACTCCTATATTTATCACAATCGATCCTGAAAGAGATACTCCTGAAGTATTGAGAAAGTATATCTCCCATTTTCCTGGAAAAGAACTCATTGCTTTAACTGGCGGAAAGGATCAGATCGGTGAATTGCAGAAAGGATTTGGAGTATTTTCTCAAAAGACCCAGGTCCCCCAAGGAAATGGAGAATATGGGATGGACCATACTCTTTTTATCTATTTAGTGGATAGAACTGGAAATATACTAAGAGCTTATCCCACAGGAATCAAAGGAGAAGAACTGGCGAAGGAGATCAGGGAGTTATTATAAATTCTATTCTGGTTTATTGATAAGCTAGTAAAATAAAAGACTCTGTTGTTTCTGTTCGAAATTTTCATTCTTTATCATAAAAAGCGAATACGACGGCAAGGATCACGAGGAAGAAACTAACTGCGTGATTCCATTTCATTTTTTCTTTTAAAACCAAAATTGCAAATCCCACAAAAATAGTGATCGTAATCACTTCTTGTAAGATCTTAAGTTGGAATCCGCTTAATCCGTCTTCTGCATATCCGATCCGATTCGCTGGAACCATAAGACAATATTCTAAAAACGCAATCCCCCAAGATATCAGGATCGTTTTCCAAATGGGGAAGTCCTTGAAAAACTTCAGATGACCGTACCAGGCAAAGGTCATGAATAAATTGGAAAGAGTGAGTAATAGAAAAGTCCTCATAAATCCAGGAAAACCGAATGGAAGAATGGAGGCAAAAAAAAACCGGGCGGAAAACCCGGTTATCAAGTAAGGATTTGCTGAAAAACAATTAGTTAGTCTTGACCTCTATCTTTTTGCTCGAAGGTTTTTTCCTAGGAAGTTTGAGTTGTAGGACCCCGTTTTTGAGAACTGCGGAAATTTTATCTTCTTCCACAGGTTCGGATATAAGGAAGGTCCTTTTATAATCTCCGGTTCCGTATTCCGAATATCTTAAACTTCCTTTTGGTTCAGAGATATTAGTTTTTGCAAAGATCTTAAGCTCGTCCTTCTCCAAAGAAATTTCAAGATCGGATTCTTTTACGCCAGGAAGATCCAGAACGAGAAGATGTTCTTCTTCATTAGAGTAAAGATCCGTAGAAGGAGTGTAGGTTGGTCTTGGCCTCTGAGCCTTCTCTTGTTCGGCTGCTACTTTATCTTCTGTTTTTAGTAATTCTGATACGCTCATTTTTTTTCTCCTTATGCTTTTGCTTCGATGCGGATCTTTCTAGGTTTTTCGCTCTCAAGGATCGGAAGGACTAAAGTTAAAACTCCCTCTTTCACGGTTGCTTCTACCTTTTCTGAATCTACTGCAACTGGCAGTTCTAATCTACGTTGGAATTTGCCTCTGGCTCTTTCTATCCTACGAGGTTTATCTTGTGTGTATTCCTTCCATTCACCTGAGATGGTGAGAAGGTTATGAGCCACGGTGATGTCCAAGTCTTCTGGGGAAAGGCCCGGAACCTCCGCGGTAACAGTGATCTTGTCTTGGTCTGTGTATACATTCAGAGCAGGATATACCTGTCCGCCTTCCGAGACTGGATCGAATAAATTATGGAATCTATTTTGAATTCTTCTGACTTCGCTAAAAAAATTTGGGGTTCTCATTATTGCCTCCTGGGCGTATTTAGCACTTTAAATCTTAGAGTGCTAAATGGTAAAAAAGGTTCCATTTGTTTTTTGAAAAATTAGCACTTTTTTTTATAGAGTGCTAATGGGTAGAAGGCCCCATATTTTCCCTTAATTCGGCTCATTCCGGCCGAAAACTGGCTTCTGGAAGGAAAAAAGAAGATATTCCTTTTCCGGTTCGGAAGGAAGATTAGCCGAAATTTTAGACTTCTTGAAGATTCTTCGGACCACAAAAGGAGAAATTTTGAACTCAGGACCCAATCTGAAAAAGAACAGAATACTTCTAATCCGTTGCAAAGACGAAGCAGGGCTGATCCATAGGATCACAGGATTTTTGGCAAAAATAGGCGCCAATATTGTCGGTAACCAGGAGTTCGTTGAACCATTAGAGAAGGTATTCTTTATGAGAACTGAATATTCTCTCGAGGACGGTAATAAAGAAGAAGGCCTAATCTCCGAACTCGCAAAGATCTTACCAAAAGATGCAGAGCTTACTCTATCTAATCCAAGATTCCCAAAGGTGGTTTTACTCGCCACAAAAGAGCCTCATTGTTTGGGAGATATCCTTCTTCGTTGGAGATATGGAGAATTACCCATGGAACTTTTGGGTGTAGTTTCCAATCACAGGATTTTAGAGGACTTGGTCCGAGATTTTAAACTTCCTTTTCATTGTATTTCCAGTGAAGGAATGAGCAGAGAAGACCATGAAAACCAATTGGATTCATATTTGAAGGAACTCCAACCCGATTGGATCGTACTCGCAAAGTATATGAGGATACTCACTCCCGAATTCGTAAAAAAATGGGAGCATCGTATATTAAATATCCATCATTCATTTTTACCTGCGTTCGTGGGTGCAAAACCTTATGAGCAGGCGTATAAACGTGGAGTCAAGATCATAGGTGGAACAGCTCATATTGTGACTGAAAATCTGGACGAGGGGCCTATCCTGGTCCAGGATGTTTGTCATGTGGATCATGGTTATTCTCCTGAACGTTTGGTTTTATATGGAAGGGATTTGGAGAAGGTAGTTTTGTCCAAGGCTCTCCGCCTACTTTTGGAAGATAGGGTGATGATCTTCCAGAACAGGACGATTATTTTCGAGTAAATTCATTGCGATTTGAATATTAGGTTTTTAGAACATACATGAAATTAAAATATATCGGCTTTATTTTTTCTATACTAGTAGCTTGTATTCCCCCGTTATTCTCATTCTACGGATATGTTCCTTCTTCTGTCGGAGCGATGTTTTTTATATTTCTGATCGCTGCTGGATTATGGATTTTTGAAATTATTCCAGGTCATGCTACTTCTATTCTGATCATATTTTCAGAGATCATTATTTTTTCCAATCCGGGCAAATGGGAATTTTTAAAACAATATGCCGGACCGGGAAAACCAACTCCTCCTGCGGTATTCTTAGCATCCCTCGCCGATTCCGCAGTCGTTCTTTTTTTAGGAAGTTTTGCTTTAGCCAAGTCTTGTGTAAAAGTAGGAGTGGATCGTTGGTTGGCAAATCGTGTTCTTCCTTATTTCGGAACTTCTCCCAAATATGTTTTATTAGGGTTAATGTGTATCACTGCAACCATCTCTCTTTGGATGAGTAATACTGCCACAGCGTCTTTGATGATTGCGTTAGTGTTTCCTTTGCTCATGGTTTTGGATAAGGACGAAAAATTTAGAAAAGCAGTTCTGATCGGAATTCCATTTGCCGCAAATTTGGGAGGGATAGGAACTCCGATCGGTTCTCCTCCGAATGTGATCGCATTTGCAAATTTGAAAAACCAGGGATATGGAGATTTTATTTCATTTGGGACATGGATGCTCATTGCAGTTCCACTTTTGATAATTTTACTATTCGCCGCATGGTTTTGGCTTCTTCGTGCATTTCCCGCAACTGAAGGTTTAACACTTTCTCTTCGTTATGAAACTATCTCGGAAGAAGGTTCCGAGAAAAAGTTGAGATTCGTTTTGTTCGGATTTTTGGCAACGGTCCTTCTATGGTTGACTGAATCTTTTCATGGAATTCCTGCTGGAGTAATCGCATTATTCCCACTTCTTCTTTTTACTTCGTTCGGAATATTAGAATCCAATGATTTACGTTCTTTGGAATGGGATGTTCTTATTTTAGTCGCAGGCGGGATCGCTCTCGGAACCGGGATAGAAAAAAGTGGGGCAGGGATCTGGTTCGGAGAGTTGATCGGTAAACAAGCTGGTCCTGGCGAAAGTCTTTGGGTACTTGGGATCTTTTTTTCGATTGGACTTTTTCTTTCTACATTCTTATCCAATACAGCTACTGCAAATCTTTTGGTTCCTTTGGCACTTCCTGTCGCTGCACTTTTACTTCCTGGCAATGAATCTTATGCGATCCAGCTGGTTTTAGGATCTGCGTTAGGTGCTTCTTTGGCAATGTCCTTACCTGTATCCACTCCTCCGAATGCGGTAGCTTATGCTGTGGGAGGTTTTGAGATAAAGGATATGGCCAAAGTAGGTGTGAGGATCGGACTCTTGGGATTGGTCCTTGTTCTTTTAGGATTCTTGAGTTTCTAAACTATAAAACCTGTATTTTCTGTAAGTATTTTATTTCCTAAATCAAAACAGATCTAAAAACTGTCTGGAAAGATGCGGTTTTTTCGAAAACACTTCATTTCCTCGATTTCGGTCCTTCTCTATTTTCCGATTTTATTCGTATTTTACTGCGCTGGAATTCCTGAAAATTCTTCCGGTTCCGAAAAACCTGCGGAAGCACAGACAAGCATAGTAGATAAGATTGAAACCCAAATTGAAAAATTATTTGGAAATGAAGAAGATCCTGAACTAGTAAAGGTCCTGCTCGGTGGGGATGTAATGTTTAACTGGGGTATCCGGGATACGATCAAATCTAAAGGAGAATTGGCCCCAGTTAAAGGCCTTAAATCCGTTTTTGAAACTGCAGACCTCAGAGTATTAAATTTAGAAACTCCAGTAGTATCCGAAAAAAGTTGGGACCATGGCAAGGCATACGTTTTCCAAGCGAAAGAATCCGATCTGGAAAGTATGAGCTTCTTAGGAGTGGATCTTGTCTCTCTTGGTAATAATCATGCAATGGATCATGGCCCGGAAGGATTGGAAGAAACTTTAAAGTTTTTAAATGATAGAAAGATCGCATCTATCGGCGCTGGAAAAAATTTAGAATTTGCTTTTCGTCCTTGGATTTGGGAAGGGAAGGATACAACTCTTAGAATTTATTCTGCTACGAATGTTGCAGAGGGTAGATCCCACTATGCAGGACAAACTCCCGGTGTTATGCCTTTGGACCCGGAACTAATCTTAAAAAAGTTTCAGATAGAAAAATTCCAACTGAATTCATTACGAACTTCTAAAAGAGATAAAAAAAATAAGGCGATATCTGTCGGAAAACAATTCAGAATACTTTCTCTTCATTGGGGAGTGGAATATTCTCCTTTTCCAACGATCGAACAGAGGAAGATCGCAAAAACTTTGGCTGATGGTGGATTAGATATTATAGTAGGACATCATCCTCATATTCCCCAAGGGATCGAGAAGATCGGGAACACAATCGTATTTTATTCTCTGGGAAATCTGATCTTCGGAAGTAGGAATGCCTACTTAAATCATAATTTAATCGTAATACTTCATATTAAAAAAAGCAAATTGGTCAATATCGAACTTGTTCCTATTTTCGGAAAGTTCCAAAACGAAGATCATTTGGTCAGACCTCTTGAAGGAAAGGAAGCAGAGAATTTTTTAAAAGAAGTTGCGGTACTTTCCCAAGACTTGGGTACTAAGATTCGGATCGATGGAGGCAGAGGTTGGGTAGAATTGGACTAAGCTATGTTAGCCCAGTTTTCGATCCTCAATCCTGGAATTTTTTGGAAATGCCTTTCGTTATTCGTAACTAAGGTATAGTTCAAATATAAAGCCGTGGATCCGATGAGTAGATCAAAGTCTTCTATCGTATTTCCTTTTTTCTGTTGAGTAGCCTTGAGTTCTCCATAGGTTTCCATAATTCCTTCGGTCAATTCTATCACCGGAAAAAGTTCTGCAATTCTTCGGACCGTTGCCAGATTTCTTTCTTTGTAAGTCGACTTCTGTGCTCCAAAGATCAATTCTCCGTAAGTGATTACGGAAACCGATTTGATAGAGTTCTTACGGTTCAAAAAATTTTGCCGAACAATGGGAACTTCTTTTAAGCTATAGATGATAATATCAGTATCAATCAAATAGCTCATCTGCATCTTTCCCTAATGTGTTCTTAGTACGAGAAGAACGTATATCTT from the Leptospira andrefontaineae genome contains:
- a CDS encoding CapA family protein; its protein translation is MRFFRKHFISSISVLLYFPILFVFYCAGIPENSSGSEKPAEAQTSIVDKIETQIEKLFGNEEDPELVKVLLGGDVMFNWGIRDTIKSKGELAPVKGLKSVFETADLRVLNLETPVVSEKSWDHGKAYVFQAKESDLESMSFLGVDLVSLGNNHAMDHGPEGLEETLKFLNDRKIASIGAGKNLEFAFRPWIWEGKDTTLRIYSATNVAEGRSHYAGQTPGVMPLDPELILKKFQIEKFQLNSLRTSKRDKKNKAISVGKQFRILSLHWGVEYSPFPTIEQRKIAKTLADGGLDIIVGHHPHIPQGIEKIGNTIVFYSLGNLIFGSRNAYLNHNLIVILHIKKSKLVNIELVPIFGKFQNEDHLVRPLEGKEAENFLKEVAVLSQDLGTKIRIDGGRGWVELD
- a CDS encoding type II toxin-antitoxin system VapC family toxin — encoded protein: MSYLIDTDIIIYSLKEVPIVRQNFLNRKNSIKSVSVITYGELIFGAQKSTYKERNLATVRRIAELFPVIELTEGIMETYGELKATQQKKGNTIEDFDLLIGSTALYLNYTLVTNNERHFQKIPGLRIENWANIA